From Doryrhamphus excisus isolate RoL2022-K1 chromosome 22, RoL_Dexc_1.0, whole genome shotgun sequence, one genomic window encodes:
- the si:ch73-103b11.2 gene encoding plectin isoform X3: MSFKENPCRKFQANIFNKSKCQNCFKPRESHLLNDEDLNQAKPIYGGWLLLAPEGTNFDNPLHRSRKWQRRFFILYEHGLLRYALDEMPSTLPQGTINMNQCSDVIDGESRTGQKNSLCILTPEKEHFIRAECKEIINGWQEALTVYPRTNKQNQKKKRKVDPPTQQCCCDRASHFFLSSSLPLLPSQTPIQEPGPAKVTVTSGGGGGSIPCLPSSIASAEHVPMSRATLWQEEHRWSRATIPCSRSASCLSQLGQSQPDSTITIQDDGGTMSSGRKVRVESGYFSLEKTKSEPSPQPLQPPHNLPLSSSTSSCSLGAASPRYNSEAEPPICPYPHSQDPLPSPGALVSPSYSTISSSQSSLDSEHSSATPTWEGHSGGGGSIASVSSGGGRVGRSGREYAALSDVPRARRLTYREAFHSEKKRQELRARTRSPGREEVARLFGEERRRSQVIGRFEESPNVERMDTCNSSELSSRVNNVQRQGRSERRYVDKHDMSLDAGKDPDVSSSTFANSRRAKSLDRRVTESSMTPDLLNFKKGWMTKLYEDGMWKKHWFVLTDQSLRYYKDSIAEEASQLDGEIDLSTCYDVKEFPVQRNYGFQILCKEGACTLSAMTSGIRRNWIQAIMKNARPTIAPDVTRKNISLKLSVLKPRSFPEEKIKAQVLLDSCPQITSEPSPCLEPKTDGHRQPTGSSASTPPSEPRKSRVRERRREGRSKTFDWSEFKIEKTDKPVKERADTVDLSSSLSTTSTSCCSISSSPSSSSSSPVSTSALQSSCISDTHPPSTMELTEKNNRRGTVGANHLPNTDTVTSTLNTTSPAQPPIPERQEQGKMEVDHLTAIHNVEEDKFTGTSGVQEEIEQRWHQVETTPLREEKQVPIASASGNPDRLPPHELAALLDKELGQKQKELDQLQRQNRLLKEQLEDALGKEHSAREGYVLQNTTPPSSSPHRMPWKHLHKLNQDLQSELQSQKRKQDLTEKQIQTLKRSYTEAQDAVDHHEADIQALQAKLASALAEILASEQAVARMRNELKLEQERSKEQEEAHGHSEATLRAQLKDSEDRLREVEASLLERNQALRHLEHQQALQRDHTREMQRLQEKLQEVTARLVATEEGQALKEERLRKEQHSIQESHERERQNLCRRIAEAETAQKSTEGRLLEAEQQVEALLRGKQASAGVEYRQEMLKVQEELAQKTNTVESLRESVRRLEEERGLLTCRCQELLNQIAEADREVNKLQNRLETEEADYCSLENSYERATQEFQRMSQFLREKEEEIRQTKEMYERLMQRKEEDLREALVKMTVLGNSLEETEQKLQAKEDLLCQMSGDLVEKVKLGSAEQDLKAKLVVAEDRIAELEQHLSDLQLGYADLHSGRKQVQEPSKRERVISSHNAAKMENSTDDKESQAKRPRIRFSNIQCQKYIDLDDPEGCHMGSTLDDTRQVDNQKDFDLAEALSPPDTPFPHASDSEKFISIVHALETKLLTTEEKLRNLTRNLQEQHPIHTEDVSKKDLNLVEIKDLKCACGPSVNNPYAKALQCVETSRNKVKAILSGAHDTADSQLHSLSEVENELFSASVYILHGQKTLEEPSPAPRQTSESLDKDAIDLFAKTLSFEALVLNKMALLVHSSESDLVQTLTAIWEDIENIKSEDKDCLAIVYADVLTRKLMLENAFWKELEKEATPCEGSNVSKSQESSVAADADINTSAIFNTLIKAELSYSVQNLKLCYEEKFRQLKAELAEAHHNLQQREIALKAIIEASKRSDLKSVIKEVKSNFGFGKQKLADICPPELAPYTEQIELQDARELAEKIIERHFAEQVPSCGVESMESLQDAHDSLVTELQHQAAKLYKYAEEIQRSGNHPELAKMVNALVGPQTSHIFTSTSICMREALIQAQVAYVACRLRSMHDRNVGWCKQAHQNMDILVHQHACSIRTIHEKYQTSLQEERHNFSQTLAILQKENKTLKSEVSQRSNQLSQQQEKLVLLEERFKMQTEELKQKHKQELNLAEKDRASTELALVEATADSQQQLKDLLLDMNTMKKQHQSHVRKLEEQFEQKISQLEHIYKEEIVEVQSQNEDTICNAQEEEDPEVSHQASFEALAPMEEEEQGSKWGVQIMSEVDTMVLLKDRIQELETQMNSMRDELENKHLEGDVASLREKYQRDFESLKATCERGFAAMEETHQKVVDDLQRQHQREISKLVEERERLLAEETAATIAAIEAMKNAHKEELEKTQRSQLSGLNSDIDELRLQYEEELQSIQRELEVLSEQYSQKCLENAHLAQALEAERQALRQCQRENQELNTHNQELNNRLSAEITRMRSCFSGETALSPVTQGKDVYELEVLLRIKESEIQYLKQEIHSLKDELQSALRDKKYATDRYKDIYTELSIVKAKADCDIGKLKEKLLVATEALGERTVDGAVTSGYDIMKSKSNPDFTKKDQSTAPKSSRGVRSKSLKEGLTVQERMKLFEAKDSKKI, translated from the exons CCGAGCACTCTTCCCCAGGGCacaatcaatatgaaccaatgCTCTGATGTCATCGATGGAGAGTCCAggacaggtcaaaagaactctTTGTGCATACTGACTCCTGAAAAAGAGCACTTCATTCGTGCTGAGTGTAAAGAAATCATCAACGG TTGGCAGGAAGCTCTGACTGTGTACCCCAGAACAAACAAGCAGAATCAGAAGAAAAAGCGCAAGGTGGATCCACCCACTCAGCAG tGTTGTTGTGACCGTGCCTCCCatttcttcctctcctcctcccttcCACTCCTTCCATCCCAAACCCCTATTCAGGAGCCGGGTCCCGCCAAGGTGACAGTGaccagcggcggcggcggcggcagcattCCATGCCTCCCCAGCAGCATTGCCAGTGCTGAGCATGTACCAATGAGCCGTGCAACTTTGTGGCAGGAGGAGCATCGTTGGAGTCGAGCCACCATCCCATGCAGCCGCAGCGCCTCATGTCTCAGCCAGCTTGGCCAGAGCCAACCAGACTCCACTATCACTATTCAAGATG ATGGTGGCACAATGAGCTCTGGGCGCAAAGTGCGAGTGGAGAGTGGTTACTTTTCCCTGGAGAAGACCAAGTCTGAGCCCTCTCCACAACCACTGCAGCCACCCCACAATCTGCCCCTGTCCTCATCAACATCCTCCTGTTCCTTAGGAGCTGCTAGTCCAAGGTACAACTCTGAGGCCGAACCCCCGATTTGCCCCTATCCCCACTCCCAAGACCCTCTCCCCTCTCCAGGTGCCCTTGTGTCCCCCAGCTACTCCACCATCAGCTCCTCCCAGAGCTCATTGGACTCTGAACACAGCAGTGCTACTCCCACCTGGGAGGGACACAGCGGTGGTGGAGGGAGCATTGCTAGTGTAAGTAGTGGAGGGGGTAGAGTTGGTCGTTCAGGCAGGGAGTATGCGGCGCTGTCAGATGTGCCGCGGGCTCGCAGGCTGACCTACCGCGAAGCCTTTCATTCTGAGAAAAAGCGCCAAGAGCTTAGAGCACGCACACGGAGTCCTGGAAGAGAAGAGGTGGCTCGGCTGTTTGGGGAGGAGCGCAG GCGTTCCCAAGTCATCGGCCGATTTGAAGAGAGTCCAAATGTGGAGCGCATGGACACATGCAACTCCAGCGAGCTGTCATCAAGGGTCAACAATGTACAGCGACAAGGTCGCAGTGAGAGACGCTATGTGGACAAACAT GACATGTCACTGGATGCAGGAAAGGACCCTGATGTGTCCAGCTCGACTTTTGCAAACTCAAGAAGGGCCAAGTCACTTGACCGCAGAGTCACTGAGTCCTCAATGACT CCAGATCTGCTGAACTTCAAAAAAGGATGGATGACCAAGCTGTATGAAGATGGAATG TGGAAGAAACATTGGTTTGTTCTCACAGATCAGAGTCTGAGGTACTACAAGGACTCAATAGCTGAGGAG GCTTCACAACTAGATGGTGAAATTGATCTGTCAACATGTTATGATGTCAAAGAGTTTCCCGTCCAGAGGAATTATGGCTTCCAAATCCTG tgtAAAGAAGGAGCGTGCACCCTGTCAGCCATGACCTCCGGAATCCGGCGCAACTGGATTCAGGCCATCATGAAGAATGCTCGACCCACCATTGCCCCCGATGTCACTCG GAAAAACATCTCACTGAAACTATCCGTACTGAAGCCCAG ATCTTTCCCTGAAGAGAAGATAAAAGCTCAGGTGTTGCTGGACTCTTGTCCACAGATCACATCTGAGCCCAGCCCCTGTCTTGAGCCAAAGACCGATGGCCACAGGCAGCCAACTGGCAGCAGTGCCTCCACGCCTCCCTCCGAGCCTCGGAAAAGCAGGGTCCGCGAGCGCCGACGGGAGGGCCGCTCAAAGACTTTTGACTGGTCTGAGTTCAAAATCGAAAAGACAGACAAGCCCGTGAAGGAGCGAGCAGACACAGTTGACCTCAGTTCATCCCTTTCCACAACCTCCACCTCTTGCTGCTCCATTTCCTCTTCTCCTTCCTCGTCGTCATCCTCTCCTGTGTCTACCTCGGCCCTTCAATCCTCCTGCATCTCAGACACTCACCCGCCCTCGACAATGGAACTTACGGAAAAGAATAACAGGAGGGGCACAGTTGGTGCAAACCACTTGCCAAATACTGATACTGTCACTTCCACGTTAAACACGACATCGCCAGCGCAGCCACCCATACCTGAACGTCAAGAGCAAGGAAAGATGGAGGTTGACCACCTTACCGCCATTCACAATGTGGAGGAAGATAAGTTCACAGGAACCTCAGGGGTGCAGGAAGAGATTGAACAGCGATGGCATCAGGTTGAAACAACACCTCTAAGGGAAGAGAAGCAGGTGCCCATCGCCTCTGCGTCAGGGAACCCGGATAGATTGCCTCCACATGAGCTCGCTGCACTGCTAGACAaagag CTGGGACAGAAGCAGAAAGAACTGGACCAACTGCAGAGACAGAACAGGCTTTTAAAAGAGCAGCTGGAAGATGCACTGGGAAAAGAACACAGTGCCAGAGAGGGCTATGTCCTTCAG AACACAACACCCCCTTCCTCCTCGCCACACAGAATGCCATGGAAACACTTGCACAAGCTCAACCAAGACTTGCAGAGCGAATTACAGTCCCAAAAACGCAAACAGGACCTCACTGAAAAGCAGATTCAGACACTAAAGAGAAGCTACACTGAAGCCCAGGATGCAGTAGACCACCACGAGGCCGATATCCAGGCCCTGCAGGCTAAGTTGGCATCTGCACTGGCTGAAATCTTGGCAAGTGAACAAGCTGTGGCCCGCATGCGCAATGAACTCAAGCTGGAACAAGAACGTTCAAAGGAACAAGAGGAGGCGCATGGGCACAGCGAGGCCACCTTGCGAGCCCAGCTTAAGGACAGTGAAGATAGACTCCGTGAAGTAGAGGCCAGCCTTTTAGAGCGGAACCAGGCCCTTAGGCATTTGGAGCACCAGCAGGCCTTGCAGCGAGACCACACCAGAGAGATGCAGAGATTACAGGAGAAACTACAAGAGGTGACTGCGAGGCTCGTTGCTACAGAGGAAGGTCAGGCGCTGAAGGAAGAACGGCTGAGAAAAGAGCAGCATAGCATTCAGGAGAGTCACGAGAGGGAAAGACAAAATCTGTGTAGGAGAATAGCCGAAGCTGAAACGGCACAGAAAAGCACGGAGGGCCGGCTGCTCGAGGCCGAACAGCAAGTGGAGGCCCTACTCAGAGGGAAGCAGGCTTCAGCAGGAGTTGAATACAGGCAGGAAATGCTAAAGGTCCAAGAGGAGCTTGCCCAGAAGACCAACACGGTAGAGTCACTGAGGGAGAGTGTACGCAGGCTAGAAGAAGAGAGAGGTTTGCTCACATGCAGATGTCAGGAGCTCCTTAACCAAATTGCAGAGGCGGACCGAGAGGTCAACAAGCTTCAAAATCGCCTGGAAACGGAAGAGGCAGATTACTGCTCTCTGGAGAACTCTTACGAGAGGGCCACCCAGGAGTTTCAGAGAATGAGCCAATTCCTCCGAGAGAAAGAGGAAGAGATCCGGCAGACGAAGGAAATGTATGAAAGACTGATGCAACGCAAAGAGGAGGACCTGAGAGAGGCACTTGTTAAAATGACTGTACTTGGCAACAGCTTGGAGGAAACTGAACAGAAGCTGCAAGCAAAGGAAGACCTTCTTTGTCAAATGAGTGGAGATCTGGTGGAGAAAGTTAAGCTAGGCAGTGCTGAACAAGATCTTAAAGCCAAGCTTGTGGTGGCAGAGGACCGCAtcgcagagcttgagcagcacCTCAGTGATTTGCAACTGGGATACGCTGATCTACACTCAGGGAGGAAACAAGTCCAAGAACCGAGCAAACGGGAACGTGTTATTTCTTCACACAATGCGGCTAAAATGGAAAACTCAACAGATGACAAGGAGTCTCAAGCTAAAAGGCCAAGAATCCGTTTTTCTAATATCCAATGCCAAAAATACATCGACTTGGATGACCCAGAGGGTTGCCATATGGGCAGTACACTTGACGATACCAGACAAGTAGATAACCAGAAAGACTTTGATCTAGCTGAAGCACTTTCTCCCCCAGATACCCCGTTCCCACATGCTAGCGACTCTGAGAAGTTTATCTCCATTGTACATGCTCTAGAAACTAAACTGCTCACTACTGAGGAAAAACTGAGAAATCTAACTAGGAATCTACAGGAGCAGCATCCCATCCATACTGAAGATGTGTCCAAGAAAGATCTCAATTTGGTTGAGATCAAAGATTTAAAATGTGCCTGTGGGCCGTCTGTAAACAATCCCTATGCAAAGGCCCTGCAATGTGTGGAAACCAGTCGAAATAAAGTCAAGGCTATTCTATCCGGCGCTCACGATACCGCTGATTCACAGCTTCACTCACTGTCGGAGGTTGAAAATGAGCTGTTCAGTGCCTCAGTGTATATCCTCCATGGGCAAAAGACCTTGGAAGAACCATCACCCGCACCCCGTCAGACGTCAGAATCTTTAGATAAAGATGCAATTGATCTCTTTGCCAAGACACTTTCTTTTGAGGCACTTGTTTTGAATAAAATGGCTTTGCTGGTTCACTCCTCCGAGTCTGACCTTGTCCAGACGCTGACTGCAATATGGGAGGACATAGAGAACATTAAAAGCGAAGACAAAGATTGTTTAGCTATAGTTTATGCTGATGTCTTGACCAGGAAGTTGATGTTGGAGAATGCGTTCTGGAAGGAACTTGAGAAAGAGGCGACACCGTGTGAAGGTTCGAATGTTTCCAAATCACAGGAGTCCAGTGTTGCAGCTGATGCAGACATAAACACATCAGCTATATTTAATACCTTAATCAAAGCAGAACTGTCCTACTCCGTTCAAAATCTCAAGCTTTGCTACGAAGAGAAATTCAGGCAACTTAAAGCGGAGCTGGCTGAAGCTCATCACAATCTGCAGCAAAGAGAAATTGCCTTGAAGGCGATTATTGAAGCCTCCAAAAGGTCCGATTTGAAAAGTGTGATCAAAGAAGTTAAAAGCAACTTTGGCTTCGGCAAACAAAAGTTGGCTGATATTTGCCCGCCTGAACTTGCCCCGTACACAGAGCAGATCGAACTGCAAGATGCCCGTGAGCTTGCCGAAAAAATCATAGAACGACATTTTGCCGAGCAAGTCCCATCCTGTGGTGTTGAGTCCATGGAGTCTCTTCAAGATGCCCATGACAGCTTGGTGACCGAGCTCCAACACCAAGCGGCGAAGCTCTATAAGTACGCTGAAGAAATACAAAGAAGTGGTAACCATCCTGAACTAGCTAAAATGGTTAACGCACTCGTGGGGCCCCAAACATCTCATATCTTCACAAGTACCTCTATTTGTATGCGAGAAGCCCTCATCCAGGCTCAGGTGGCTTATGTGGCGTGCCGATTACGCTCCATGCATGACCGAAACGTGGGTTGGTGTAAACAAGCGCATCAGAACATGGACATCCTGGTGCATCAGCATGcctgcagcatcaggaccatcCATGAGAAGTACCAAACATCCCTTCAGGAGGAGCGTCACAACTTCTCTCAAACACTGGCCATTCTCCAGAAGGAGAACAAAACTCTCAAGAGTGAAGTCAGCCAACGTTCTAACCAACTCTCACAACAGCAAGAGAAGCTGGTGCTCCTGGAAGAACGCTTTAAGATGCAAACTGAGGAGTTGAAGCAGAAGCACAAGCAAGAGCTGAACCTCGCTGAGAAAGACCGGGCCTCAACAGAGTTGGCCCTGGTGGAGGCCACGGCGGACAGCCAGCAGCAACTGAAGGATCTGCTGTTGGACATGAACACCATGAAGAAGCAGCACCAGAGTCACGTGAGAAAGTTGGAGGAACAATTTGAGCAGAAAATCTCTCAGCTTGAGCACATCTACAAAGAGGAGATTGTCGAGGTTCAGTCCCAGAATGAGGACACCATTTGTAAtgcccaagaagaagaagaccctGAGGTGTCCCACCAGGCTTCTTTTGAGGCCTTAGCGCCGATGGAAGAGGAGGAACAAGGGAGCAAGTGGGGTGTACAGATCATGTCGGAGGTGGACACCATGGTCCTTCTGAAGGACAGGATCCAGGAACTGGAGACTCAGATGAACAGCATGAGGGACGAACTAGAGAACAAGCACCTGGAAGGAGATGTGGCCAGCCTGAGGGAGAAATACCAGAGAGACTTTGAAAGTCTtaag GCCACGTGCGAGCGCGGCTTTGCAGCAATGGAAGAAACCCATCAGAAGGTAGTTGACGACCTCCAGAGGCAGCATCAGAGGGAGATTTCCAAACTGGTAGAAGAGCGAGAGAGGCTTCTGGCCGAGGAGACTGCTGCCACCATCGCTG CTATTGAAGCTATGAAGAACGCACAcaaggaggagctggagaagacCCAGCGCTCCCAGCTCAGTGGACTGAACTCTGATATCGATGAGCTGCGATTACAATACGA GGAGGAGCTGCAGTCCATCCAGAGGGAGCTGGAGGTTCTCTCTGAGCAGTATTCTCAGAAATGTCTGGAGAACGCCCATCTGGCTCAGGCCCTGGAGGCCGAGAGGCAGGCCCTCAGGCAGTGTCAGAGAGAGAACCAGGAGCTCAACACCCACAACCAG GAACTGAATAACCGCCTGTCCGCAGAGATCACGCGTATGCGCTCGTGTTTCAGCGGCGAGACAGCGCTGTCGCCGGTCACGCAGGGTAAAGATGTGTACGAACTGGAG GTGCTGCTTCGAATCAAGGAGTCGGAAATACAGTATCTTAAACAGGAAATCCACTCTTTGAAGGACGAACTGCAGTCGGCTTTGAGG GACAAGAAGTACGCCACAGACCGATACAAAGACATCTACACGGAGCTGAGCATTGTCAAAGCCAAGGCGGACTGTGACATTGGTAAGCTGAAGGAGAAGCTGCTCGTCGCCACTGAAGCTCTGGGGGAGAGGACTGTTGATGGGGCCGTTACGTCTGGATATG ATATCATGAAATCCAAAAGTAACCCTGACTTCACGAAAAAGGATCAATCAACCGCCCCCAAGTCATCCAGAGGcgtgaggtcaaag AGCCTGAAAGAGGGACTGACGGTGCAGGAGCGCATGAAGCTGTTTGAGGCAAAGGATTCCAAAAAGATTTAA